The Mycobacteriales bacterium region CCGTGAGACCGGGCCGGGACGGCACCGAACGGACCGCGAGCAGTACGCCGGGCATGAACGAGACCCGGTCGTACGAGTCGTGGCGCAGGGTGAGGGTCTCCCCGGTCGTGCCGAGCAGCACCTCCTGGTGCGCGACCAGGCCGGCCAGCCGGACCGAGTGCACCGGGACGCCGTCGACGCGGGCGCCGCGGGCGCCGTCCAGCGCGGTGGTGGTCGCGTCCGGCGCCGGGCCGATGCCGGCGGCGGCGCGGGCCTCGGCGACCAGCGACGCGGTCCGGGCCGCGGTGCCGCTGGGGGCGTCGACCTTCTTCGGGTGGTGCAGTTCGATGATCTCGACCGACTCGAAGAACCGGGCCGCGACCTGGGCGAAGCGCATCGCGAGGACCGCGCCGACGGCGAAGTTGGGGGCGATCATCACGCCGACCCCGGGAGCCTCGTCGACCCAGCCCTGCACGGTGGCGATCTTCTCCGCGTCGAAGCCGGTGGTGCCGACGACGCAGTGGATCCCCTCGTCGATGCACCAGCGGATGTTGTCCAGCACGACGTCGGGCGAGGTGAAGTCGACGACCACCTGGGCGCCGGCGTCGGCCACGCCGAACAGCCAGTCGCCGGCCTCGACCATCGCGACGAGGTCGAGGTCCTCGGCGGCGTCGACGGCGCGGCAGGTCTCGCTGCCCATCCGGCCGCGGGCCCCGAGCACACCCACCCGCAGCGGCTCCTTGGCCGGGGATTCGGTCATGACGGCACCCTAGTGGACCGGCGCGCGCGAGCCCGGCACGGCCGGGCCCGCGTCACCCC contains the following coding sequences:
- the dapB gene encoding 4-hydroxy-tetrahydrodipicolinate reductase — translated: MTESPAKEPLRVGVLGARGRMGSETCRAVDAAEDLDLVAMVEAGDWLFGVADAGAQVVVDFTSPDVVLDNIRWCIDEGIHCVVGTTGFDAEKIATVQGWVDEAPGVGVMIAPNFAVGAVLAMRFAQVAARFFESVEIIELHHPKKVDAPSGTAARTASLVAEARAAAGIGPAPDATTTALDGARGARVDGVPVHSVRLAGLVAHQEVLLGTTGETLTLRHDSYDRVSFMPGVLLAVRSVPSRPGLTVGLEALLDL